A genome region from Anolis carolinensis isolate JA03-04 chromosome 6, rAnoCar3.1.pri, whole genome shotgun sequence includes the following:
- the LOC134300003 gene encoding protein FAM186A-like — protein sequence MGQAASIPPGSPLDLMCRLWDTGRWRRHGLRRRKMIKLCTETWPGYNAWIENPEEHWGPSGSFEPGPLRGIRCQLLKHHLSQLEYLALWETVSKERAALHQDVSEAKNTHKEDSPVLGVNERSKTRRAPPPPPPVALPRPSLAPNAVQTSPAPVALAPPPSASSVMPPSPAPVALPRPRRASNVVKTSPAPVASPPLSPAPNAVPTSSSPAALPCPSPAPNLVPTSPAPFALAPPPSAFRAVPPSPAPVVLSPPSPASIQLSPPSPAPNMVPPSPASVALPPPSLAPNVVPPSPASAPFSSPSPAPNVVPPFSASAPFSSPSPAPNVVPPSSASAPFSSPSPAPNVVPPSSASAPFSSPAPNVVPPSSASAPFSSPSPAPNVVPPSSASAPFSSPAPNVVPPSSASAPFSSPSPAPNVVPPSSASAPFSSPAPNVVPPSSASAPFSSPSPAPNVVPPSSASAPFSSPSPAPNVVQTSPAPAALPPSPSPPASMGPAEKLATPSPLQNVTTTFDTNKAIQVSHSSKTTMSSSLEDLETHQQEVLNRHIWLSWDLEECKKLAGTFETDPLSVINLLEIMFSSYKLSYKGWEQLLARMLTRKELDRLREEERKCYDGGWWGEGKRLARDGLRGEADQVRMEMDQKRLLSHLRKMGKEGKWSKVMACRPEHNESPGQFWSRFLQVAKLACVDIDDPNDQFMLKFRFVYQSHEFIREYFEEHCPGYCSYSTETLLEVAHSAWEEEKEKEKQKEDERMAEMVKTVVREVYGNRGGRGGGRRRGGRGGWRNGACYLCGKMGHFRRDCYWNTGRRW from the coding sequence ATGGGCCAGGCCGCCAGCATCCCACCGGGGAGCCCCTTGGACCTCATGTGCCGGTTATGGGACACGGGGCGATGGCGGAGGCACGGTCTGCGTCGGAGAAAGATGATCAAGTTGTGCACCGAGACGTGGCCCGGATACAACGCATGGATCGAAAACCCAGAGGAGCATTGGGGACCCTCGGGATCCTTCGAACCAGGGCCTCTCCGGGGGATCCGGTGCCAACTACTAAAGCATCACCTCAGCCAGTTGGAGTACTTGGCTTTGTGGGAAACGGTCAGTAAGGAAAGGGCTGCCCTTCATCAGGATGTTTCGGAGGCAAAGAACACCCATAAGGAAGACTCCCCAGTTTTGGGTGTCAACGAGAGGTCGAAAACTCGTCGTGCGCCGCCGCCACCACCTCCTGTTGCATTGCCACGTCCATCGCTGGCTCCCAATGCGGTGCAAACATCTCCAGCTCCTGTTGCATTGGCACCACCACCATCAGCTTCCAGTGTGATGCCACCATCTCCAGCTCCTGTTGCATTGCCACGTCCAAGGCGAGCTTCCAATGTGGTgaaaacatccccagctcctgTTGCATCACCACCACTATCACCAGCTCCCAATGCAGTGCCAACATCTTCATCTCCTGCTGCATTGCCATGTCCATCACCAGCTCCCAATCTGGTGCCAACATCTCCAGCTCCTTTTGCATTGGCACCACCACCATCAGCTTTTAGGGCGGTGCCACCATCTCCAGCTCCTGTAGTGTTGTCACCACCATCTCCAGCTTCTATTCAattgtcaccaccatcaccagctCCCAATATGGTGCCACCATCTCCAGCTTCTGTTGCTTTGCCACCACCATCACTAGCTCCCAATGTGGTTCCACCATCTCCAGCTTCTGCTCCATTTTCATCACCATCACCAGCTCCCAATGTGGTTCCACCATTTTCAGCTTCTGCTCCATTTTCATCACCATCACCAGCTCCCAATGTGGTTCCACCATCTTCAGCTTCTGCTCCATTTTCATCACCATCACCAGCTCCCAATGTGGTTCCACCATCTTCAGCTTCTGCTCCATTTTCATCACCAGCTCCCAATGTGGTTCCACCATCTTCAGCTTCTGCTCCATTTTCATCACCATCACCAGCTCCCAATGTGGTTCCACCATCTTCAGCTTCTGCTCCATTTTCATCACCAGCTCCCAATGTGGTTCCACCATCTTCAGCTTCTGCTCCATTTTCATCACCATCACCAGCTCCCAATGTGGTTCCACCATCTTCAGCTTCTGCTCCATTTTCATCACCAGCTCCCAATGTGGTTCCACCATCTTCAGCTTCTGCTCCATTTTCATCACCATCACCAGCTCCCAATGTGGTTCCACCATCTTCAGCTTCTGCTCCATTTTCATCACCATCACCAGCTCCCAATGTGGTGCAAACATCTCCAGCTCCTGCTGCGttgccaccatcaccatcaccaccagctTCCATGGGGCCAGCGGAGAAGTTGGCTACTCCAAGCCCTCTCCAAAACGTGACCACCACTTTCGACACCAACAAAGCCATTCAAGTTTCCCATTCCTCAAAGACCACCATGAGCTCCTCATTGGAGGACTTGGAGACACATCAGCAAGAGGTCTTGAATAGGCACATCTGGTTGTCGTGGGACTTGGAAGAGTGCAAGAAATTGGCTGGAACTTTCGAGACCGATCCGCTCTCGGTCATCAATTTACTGGAAATAATGTTCTCCTCTTACAAGCTGAGTTACAAGGGTTGGGAGCAACTGTTGGCCAGGATGTTGACCCGAAAAGAGCTCGATCGCCTCCGGGAAGAAGAGCGCAAGTGCTACGATGGAGGCTGGTGGGGAGAAGGGAAGAGATTGGCGAGAGACGGCCTTCGGGGAGAAGCGGACCAGGTCCGGATGGAGATGGACCAGAAACGGTTGTTGTCGCACTTGAGGAAgatggggaaagagggaaagtGGAGCAAGGTCATGGCTTGCCGGCCGGAGCATAACGAGTCTCCTGGACAGTTCTGGAGCCGGTTTCTTCAAGTGGCCAAGTTGGCTTGTGTGGACATAGACGATCCTAATGACCAGTTTATGCTGAAATTCCGCTTTGTCTATCAATCTCATGAGTTCATCCGGGAATATTTCGAAGAACACTGTCCCGGGTATTGTTCATACAGCACTGAGACGTTGTTGGAGGTGGCCCATTCCGCttgggaagaggagaaggagaaggagaagcagaaaGAGGATGAGCGGATGGCCGAGATGGTCAAGACGGTGGTCCGGGAAGTATACGGGAACCGAGGGGGTCGGGGCggagggagaagaaggggaggaagaggagggtggAGGAACGGGGCCTGTTACCTGTGCGGGAAGATGGGCCACTTCAGGCGAGATTGTTACTGGAACACAGGGAGGCGGTggtag